From a single Candidatus Saccharibacteria bacterium genomic region:
- a CDS encoding Hsp20/alpha crystallin family protein, giving the protein MARKNRDDDLLMEDELTAAFLGDDPMMDDQSASNDPTSSPQVSDSPADDWDEEETVPGQLAVDVFETREKLVVKARTAGVNKNDLDVSIADNTLSIRGTLSDGTEESVENYFVQECYWGEFSRSIALPVPVKEDEIEAVLKDGVLTISFTKVKQDTVKKIQVL; this is encoded by the coding sequence ATGGCCCGCAAAAATCGTGATGACGACTTATTAATGGAAGATGAGCTAACGGCTGCGTTTTTGGGTGATGACCCAATGATGGACGATCAGTCAGCCAGTAATGACCCAACAAGTAGCCCGCAAGTTAGCGACAGCCCGGCAGATGACTGGGATGAAGAAGAGACGGTACCTGGCCAGCTAGCTGTTGATGTTTTTGAAACACGTGAGAAACTAGTCGTCAAAGCTCGCACAGCAGGTGTTAATAAGAACGATCTAGATGTTTCTATCGCCGACAATACTTTGAGCATTCGTGGCACACTTAGTGACGGTACAGAAGAAAGCGTTGAGAACTATTTTGTTCAAGAATGTTACTGGGGAGAATTCAGCCGCAGCATAGCACTTCCAGTACCCGTCAAAGAAGATGAGATTGAAGCCGTGCTCAAAGACGGCGTGTTGACCATTAGCTTTACTAAAGTGAAGCAAGATACCGTGAAGAAGATCCAGGTTTTGTAA
- a CDS encoding ComF family protein, with product MRVLDKLLSFVAPNDCVGCGDEGDIVCEACRLEFVVPPPSRCAHCLKLSTSYSLCDAAKKEFPVAHIWVASDYSSVSKKLVKALKFGGKRQAARQMAKSLAETLPYMKPQTLIIPCPTITKHVRSRGFDHSQMIAKELACLLGAVYEPVLARLDQKAQVGTKADERRKQLIGKIYVTKPRYVVGQDVLIVDDVYTTGSTIREAARALRASGVRHVNAAVFSQKTR from the coding sequence ATGAGGGTTTTAGATAAATTATTATCGTTCGTAGCTCCGAATGACTGTGTTGGGTGTGGTGACGAAGGCGATATTGTCTGTGAGGCATGCCGTTTGGAGTTTGTAGTGCCACCACCGAGTCGTTGCGCACACTGTCTAAAGCTAAGCACCAGCTATAGCCTGTGTGACGCTGCAAAAAAGGAATTTCCTGTTGCGCACATATGGGTTGCTTCAGACTACAGTTCGGTCTCCAAAAAGCTTGTAAAAGCTCTCAAGTTTGGCGGCAAACGCCAGGCGGCTCGCCAGATGGCCAAAAGTCTTGCAGAGACCCTGCCTTATATGAAACCTCAGACGCTTATTATCCCCTGTCCGACGATTACCAAACACGTCCGTAGCCGTGGCTTTGACCACAGCCAGATGATAGCCAAGGAACTTGCCTGCTTACTTGGTGCGGTTTATGAGCCTGTTTTGGCTCGTCTGGATCAAAAGGCTCAGGTAGGCACAAAAGCCGATGAGCGCCGCAAACAACTGATTGGTAAAATCTATGTTACTAAGCCGCGATACGTCGTCGGCCAAGATGTATTAATAGTTGATGATGTTTATACCACCGGCTCGACAATCAGAGAAGCAGCTCGAGCCCTGCGCGCCTCTGGCGTCCGCCACGTTAACGCCGCAGTCTTTTCTCAAAAAACCAGGTAA
- a CDS encoding HAD-IA family hydrolase translates to MGGDTEAVDEVSLGKRLQQARQSAGLTQQQLAQATDLSYSTLAKIERGAIKTPSVFTIQRIAQVTKVSLDELMGLPHAAKSLQQKSSLKFIYFDINGCLVRFFHKAFSVLAEETGVPNDRIETLFWHYNDAVCRGEMKLSDFNDILAKTLGVSSVDWTDYYLGAIEPIDGMKELLEWTAERYQVGLLSNIMPGFIQIMIDKGVIPHLDYAAVVDSSEVGAIKPESKIYEIAQGLTGVLPEEILFIDDSRANLMAAEKCGWKVMWFDDYYPEESIKRIKNALG, encoded by the coding sequence ATGGGTGGCGATACAGAAGCCGTTGATGAAGTTAGTCTTGGAAAACGTTTGCAACAAGCACGCCAATCGGCCGGGCTAACACAGCAGCAGCTAGCGCAGGCAACAGACTTGTCTTATTCAACATTGGCCAAGATTGAACGTGGTGCGATCAAAACTCCATCTGTTTTTACAATCCAGCGAATCGCCCAAGTTACGAAGGTTTCATTAGACGAGCTAATGGGTTTGCCGCACGCCGCAAAATCGTTGCAACAGAAGTCGTCGCTAAAATTTATCTATTTTGATATTAATGGTTGTTTGGTTCGCTTTTTTCACAAAGCTTTCTCGGTATTAGCAGAGGAAACGGGTGTGCCCAATGATCGCATTGAGACACTATTCTGGCATTACAACGACGCTGTTTGTCGTGGCGAGATGAAACTTAGTGATTTTAATGATATTCTTGCCAAAACATTAGGAGTTAGCAGCGTAGACTGGACTGACTATTACCTGGGAGCAATCGAGCCAATTGATGGTATGAAAGAACTTTTGGAATGGACGGCTGAACGTTATCAGGTTGGCCTACTAAGCAACATCATGCCCGGTTTTATCCAGATTATGATCGACAAAGGTGTGATTCCACATCTCGACTATGCTGCAGTGGTAGACAGTTCCGAAGTCGGCGCTATTAAGCCCGAGTCAAAAATATACGAAATCGCGCAAGGATTAACAGGTGTACTCCCTGAGGAAATCTTATTTATCGATGATTCGCGCGCCAATCTCATGGCCGCCGAGAAATGCGGCTGGAAGGTAATGTGGTTCGATGATTATTACCCCGAAGAGTCGATCAAAAGAATCAAAAACGCCCTCGGCTAG
- a CDS encoding transposase: MPGKNSRKIYSSEHYYHVYNRGVGKQIIFHDSFDKSHFLHIIKRHLDPTDKSTRSDKLPYRKFNDDIELLSYCLMGNHFHLLLYVKGRAENLPIFIQSVMTAYTMHYNKRYKRVGSLFQGVYKASMILDESYLLHITRYIHLNPRNYQNYFYSSLRYYLDGSICPKWLNPKRILEMFEKEEYKIFVEDRLSYEESLPILKKFELAHP, encoded by the coding sequence ATGCCTGGTAAAAATTCTCGTAAAATTTATTCGTCCGAACACTACTATCATGTCTATAACCGTGGTGTTGGTAAGCAAATTATTTTTCATGACAGCTTTGATAAATCCCATTTCTTACACATAATTAAGCGCCACCTAGACCCAACGGATAAGTCCACTAGGTCTGATAAGCTTCCTTACCGCAAGTTTAACGACGACATTGAATTACTCAGTTACTGTCTGATGGGTAACCATTTTCATCTTTTGCTTTACGTCAAAGGCAGGGCAGAGAATCTACCGATATTCATACAGTCGGTTATGACAGCCTACACAATGCACTATAACAAGCGCTACAAGAGAGTAGGGAGCTTATTTCAGGGAGTATATAAGGCGAGTATGATACTTGATGAATCGTACTTGTTACATATAACAAGATACATACACCTTAACCCTAGAAATTATCAAAACTACTTTTATTCGAGTTTGAGATATTACCTAGATGGCTCTATCTGCCCTAAATGGCTGAACCCAAAACGCATACTAGAGATGTTCGAGAAGGAAGAATATAAAATATTCGTCGAGGATAGATTATCTTACGAAGAATCATTGCCGATACTTAAGAAGTTTGAACTTGCCCATCCTTAG
- a CDS encoding HIT family protein → MQDSVFTKIIMGELPAHKVYENDGAIAIMDIHPIQPGHVVVITKKQVPHFEDLSPLEYQQFTKAVQDVAKKLRTVFPDKRKIAVQIEGLQVEHAHANLFPFDTHEQYQSPNDQAEPNHDELARIAEKLKNA, encoded by the coding sequence ATGCAGGATTCAGTTTTTACCAAGATTATTATGGGTGAGTTGCCGGCTCACAAGGTTTACGAAAATGATGGAGCCATCGCTATCATGGACATCCACCCAATTCAGCCTGGGCATGTTGTAGTGATTACCAAAAAACAAGTTCCTCATTTCGAAGACCTGTCGCCGCTTGAGTATCAACAGTTTACAAAAGCAGTTCAGGATGTGGCCAAAAAACTCCGTACAGTTTTCCCCGACAAGCGCAAAATAGCCGTACAGATCGAGGGTCTACAGGTCGAGCACGCCCATGCCAACCTCTTCCCTTTTGACACTCATGAGCAATATCAGTCGCCCAATGATCAGGCTGAACCAAACCACGATGAACTAGCCAGAATAGCCGAAAAACTTAAGAACGCTTAA